A region from the Tahibacter amnicola genome encodes:
- a CDS encoding GGDEF domain-containing protein, which translates to MRRIAAACLFVFSLALGNAVCARPAILAAFPAHWSAPLADSVGYLLHAAGETDSAADWWAYCVEIAAPAGAVERELGCLGRAAAAAAAAGQVAQAGALQQRRLAMARTRAPAHAADALIQLAMLARRAGDLPQAESHYRSAIELARAAGRVLDQARALSGLSHVRKNQGDYYEALEAETAALALLRGRDRPQQLYTSYLHLAALYEQLEDMDRARDFQARALAAAGVSPDPLDRATAGVSMAGLLNDSGSLYAATAEALAADAERTFARLGHRPGMLDARFHQARARLLQGRLDAAEAILVPLLADAEALGQRASRAHILFRLAELKHERGRLPEAIADARAALAIYQQIDNPHRQAKTHALLQRLHTAAADPAAAQRHELARLRLRENLFDASTMRRVGALFEQLRAQREAGQRQLQDRDNRLAAVGYERDVYLRSFYALVAICLGLALVLVTLRYRASLARNRDLSERERAGRGERARLEEINARLYTSATTDPLTGLANRAHGLERLQQSLAHAAQGEVIAIGLVDVDHFKRINDTHGHLAGDAVLRLVARTLALHLSDAVVVARLGGEEFLIVLDGEVADAPAARLDEVRRAIAAATQKSTYLVTASIGWCVQRGPRGDIDLLLAAADAALYRAKAMGRNRVEGSAEAVEF; encoded by the coding sequence ATGCGCCGCATCGCGGCAGCCTGCCTCTTTGTCTTCTCGCTGGCCCTGGGCAACGCCGTTTGTGCACGTCCGGCCATCCTTGCCGCCTTTCCCGCTCACTGGTCCGCGCCACTGGCCGACAGCGTGGGCTACCTGCTGCACGCGGCCGGCGAGACGGACTCGGCCGCAGACTGGTGGGCCTACTGCGTCGAAATCGCGGCTCCCGCCGGTGCCGTCGAGCGCGAACTGGGTTGCCTGGGCCGCGCCGCGGCCGCGGCGGCGGCGGCCGGCCAGGTCGCGCAGGCGGGAGCGCTGCAGCAGCGGCGATTGGCAATGGCGCGAACGCGGGCGCCTGCCCATGCCGCCGATGCCCTGATCCAGCTGGCGATGCTGGCGCGCCGCGCCGGCGACCTGCCGCAGGCCGAAAGCCACTACCGGTCGGCGATTGAACTGGCGCGTGCCGCGGGCCGGGTGCTCGACCAGGCGCGGGCCTTGTCCGGCCTGTCCCACGTCCGCAAGAACCAGGGCGACTACTACGAGGCGCTGGAAGCGGAAACGGCCGCACTGGCCCTGCTGCGCGGTCGTGACCGGCCGCAGCAGCTCTATACCTCCTATCTGCACCTGGCGGCCCTGTACGAACAACTGGAGGACATGGACCGCGCGCGCGATTTCCAGGCCCGCGCGCTGGCTGCCGCCGGTGTCTCGCCCGATCCGCTCGACCGCGCCACCGCGGGCGTTTCCATGGCCGGTCTGCTCAATGACAGCGGCAGTCTTTATGCGGCGACTGCCGAGGCCCTGGCCGCCGACGCCGAACGGACCTTCGCCCGCCTGGGGCACCGCCCCGGGATGCTCGATGCCCGCTTCCACCAGGCCCGCGCGCGGCTCCTCCAGGGGCGCCTGGACGCCGCGGAGGCGATCCTGGTGCCGCTGCTGGCGGATGCCGAGGCGCTGGGCCAGCGCGCCAGCCGGGCCCATATCCTTTTCCGGTTGGCCGAACTCAAGCACGAGCGCGGCCGTCTTCCCGAGGCCATTGCCGACGCCCGCGCCGCGCTGGCGATCTACCAGCAGATCGATAACCCGCATCGCCAGGCCAAGACTCACGCCCTGCTGCAGCGCCTCCACACCGCGGCGGCCGATCCGGCCGCCGCGCAGCGGCACGAGCTGGCGCGCCTGCGTCTGCGGGAAAACCTGTTCGACGCCTCGACCATGCGCCGTGTCGGCGCCTTGTTCGAACAGCTGCGCGCCCAGCGGGAAGCCGGCCAGCGCCAGCTGCAGGACCGGGACAACCGCCTGGCGGCCGTGGGCTACGAACGCGATGTATACCTGCGCAGCTTCTACGCACTGGTGGCCATATGCCTGGGGTTGGCCCTGGTGCTGGTGACGCTGCGTTATCGCGCCAGCCTGGCCCGCAACCGTGACCTGAGCGAACGCGAGCGGGCCGGCCGTGGCGAGCGCGCCCGGTTGGAAGAGATCAACGCCCGCCTCTACACCAGCGCGACGACCGACCCCCTCACGGGCCTGGCCAATCGCGCGCACGGCCTGGAGCGGCTGCAGCAGTCCCTCGCACACGCGGCGCAGGGCGAGGTGATCGCCATTGGCCTGGTCGACGTCGATCACTTCAAGCGCATCAACGACACCCACGGACATCTGGCCGGTGACGCGGTCCTGCGCCTGGTCGCCCGGACGCTCGCGCTGCATCTGTCGGACGCGGTCGTGGTGGCCCGGCTGGGCGGCGAGGAGTTCCTGATCGTGCTCGATGGCGAGGTCGCGGACGCCCCTGCCGCGCGACTGGACGAGGTGCGGCGCGCCATCGCGGCGGCGACCCAGAAATCGACCTACCTGGTCACCGCCAGCATCGGCTGGTGTGTACAACGTGGCCCGCGCGGCGACATCGACCTGCTGCTGGCCGCGGCGGACGCGGCGCTCTACCGGGCCAAGGCGATGGGCCGCAACCGCGTGGAGGGCAGCGCCGAGGCGGTGGAATTCTGA
- a CDS encoding 3-oxoacyl-ACP synthase III yields MLFKHVAIASVAHIDAPVRLTSSELVERLKPTMQRLGIRDNVLEEVAGIHARRIWEKDTQPSEAATAAAQKALAESGVPHEKIGLLINTSVCRDYLEPSTASIIHGNLGLADTCQNFDVGNACLAFLNGMDIAARMIERGDIEYALIVDGETSNLITEKTIERMLDPNIGEREFRSEFASLTLGSGAAAMVLGRRELLPNGHQFLGSVTRAATEFSHLCRGNFDRMITDTRTLLTEGLKLAAKTFQAARAALGWAIDELDEFVIHQISRVHTEEFCKLLGIDPTKVLAIFQEHGNIGPASVPIVLSKLKEMGRLEKGKRVALLGIGSGLNCSMAEVVW; encoded by the coding sequence ATGCTCTTCAAGCACGTCGCCATCGCCAGCGTCGCTCATATTGACGCGCCCGTACGTCTTACGTCGTCAGAACTGGTCGAACGGCTGAAACCGACGATGCAGCGGCTGGGTATCCGGGACAACGTGCTCGAAGAAGTCGCCGGCATCCACGCGCGGCGCATCTGGGAAAAGGATACGCAGCCCTCCGAGGCCGCTACCGCGGCGGCGCAGAAAGCGCTGGCCGAGTCGGGTGTACCGCACGAGAAGATCGGCCTGCTGATTAACACCTCGGTCTGCCGCGACTACCTGGAGCCGTCGACCGCCAGCATCATCCACGGCAACCTGGGCCTGGCGGATACCTGCCAGAACTTCGACGTCGGCAATGCCTGCCTGGCGTTCCTCAACGGCATGGACATCGCCGCACGGATGATCGAACGCGGTGATATCGAGTACGCGCTGATCGTCGACGGCGAGACGTCCAATCTCATCACCGAGAAAACCATCGAGCGCATGCTCGACCCGAACATCGGCGAGCGCGAATTCCGCAGCGAGTTCGCCTCGCTCACGCTGGGTTCCGGCGCCGCGGCGATGGTGCTGGGCCGACGCGAGCTGCTGCCCAACGGACACCAGTTTCTGGGTTCTGTCACGCGCGCGGCGACCGAGTTCTCGCACCTGTGCCGCGGCAACTTTGATCGCATGATCACCGACACGCGCACGCTTCTGACCGAGGGCCTCAAGCTCGCCGCGAAAACCTTCCAGGCCGCCCGGGCTGCCCTGGGCTGGGCCATCGACGAACTCGACGAATTCGTCATCCACCAGATCAGCCGTGTCCACACGGAAGAATTCTGCAAACTCCTGGGCATCGATCCGACCAAGGTCCTCGCCATTTTCCAGGAACACGGCAACATCGGCCCGGCATCGGTGCCGATCGTCCTTTCCAAGCTCAAGGAAATGGGCCGCCTGGAAAAGGGCAAGCGGGTCGCTCTCCTGGGCATCGGCTCCGGCCTGAACTGTTCGATGGCCGAAGTCGTCTGGTAA
- a CDS encoding alpha/beta fold hydrolase produces the protein MAPLPDYPFNGRRFTHASGLVQHYLDEGPRTAPPVLMLHGNPSWSYYWRRLVLALRGDFRCIVPDHIGMGLSDKPDDGRYQFTLQSRVDDLDALIEHLIANEGAPASGWTLVLHDWGGMIGMAWACRRPDRVARLIVTNTAAFPNPRDQKLPVALRLGRDSKLGEWLILGHNAFARGAARWGVTRKLDAPVRDALVSPYDTPANRLSTLRFVQDIPLSPADRAWPLVESTGKALAQFDDRPMLLGWGMRDFVFDPLFLAEWQRRFPKAEVQAYADAGHYVLEDAHERLVPAVQGFLARTA, from the coding sequence ATGGCACCCCTACCCGACTATCCGTTCAACGGCCGGCGTTTCACCCACGCCAGCGGCCTGGTCCAACACTATCTGGACGAAGGTCCGCGCACGGCACCGCCGGTCCTGATGCTGCACGGCAATCCATCCTGGTCGTACTACTGGCGCCGCCTGGTGCTGGCACTGCGCGGCGATTTCCGCTGCATCGTGCCCGACCACATCGGCATGGGCCTGTCGGACAAACCCGACGACGGCCGCTACCAGTTCACGCTGCAATCGCGCGTGGACGATCTGGATGCGCTGATCGAACACCTCATCGCCAACGAAGGTGCGCCGGCCAGCGGCTGGACCCTGGTGCTGCACGACTGGGGCGGCATGATCGGCATGGCCTGGGCCTGCCGCCGGCCCGACCGCGTGGCGCGCCTGATCGTGACCAACACCGCCGCGTTTCCCAACCCCAGGGACCAGAAACTGCCGGTCGCCCTGCGGCTGGGGCGCGATTCAAAACTCGGCGAATGGCTCATCCTCGGCCACAACGCGTTTGCCCGCGGTGCCGCCCGCTGGGGCGTGACGCGCAAGCTCGACGCGCCGGTGCGCGATGCGCTGGTGTCTCCCTACGACACCCCCGCCAACCGCCTGTCGACCTTGCGCTTCGTGCAGGACATCCCGCTCTCGCCGGCCGACCGCGCCTGGCCGCTGGTCGAATCGACCGGCAAGGCCCTGGCGCAGTTCGACGACCGGCCGATGCTGCTGGGCTGGGGCATGCGTGACTTCGTCTTCGACCCGCTCTTCCTGGCCGAATGGCAGCGCCGTTTCCCCAAGGCCGAAGTGCAGGCCTACGCCGATGCCGGGCACTATGTGCTGGAAGATGCGCACGAACGACTGGTGCCCGCCGTGCAGGGATTTCTCGCCCGCACGGCCTAG